One stretch of Paenibacillus sp. FSL R5-0341 DNA includes these proteins:
- a CDS encoding DNRLRE domain-containing protein, which translates to MRQEVSGINNGETLLESYIHIKSPANRFAAKYILYNQVDEELPSTLIAATRKVSEIVSSVSVRVRRSQELSNSLYVMYKAQGDLSATIQAASKVDLEGMLYVRPHNRAHGKYELLEAPRVTVNLKPVADATTRSQTHLQTINFGDTQRMMIGRDEMEQFESFIHFGDLDTRIPDLLYLEEAKLRLYYTGTLAPGAHIELHQPDTLWREYGITYANRPHSIQLLSSSYIMNTTERYVEFDMMALLQMWREGILSNVGMIIQSSGNTPIYFNTRESSKPPVLQMKYITSQIYSIGRTEIESEVFIYGAGRKDIASTLVVHSDIGLDWLKSQLYVHRYEDHMHHDIPQVIAVSRPDLDVDLIIAKRVDAELDSNVSIAESRTEEKETWVSISKPELHSQFITAIRTTRDTEGNLAVRTGLDDEKTVEIAVSHPDLPSVITVDRQMSLVSTLTISQLFNDGRDTSLIVSIPDLHASLEVSNYIKATSTLGSLLTVMYDCDSTVISEIMVNKPDLNSILQVRALDHDERAGTLEIPYLEEQLGQLYISRPDVLSSIEVKYMDVLDSHISIKEREYLDGYLQVREWKDMQSTVDVRQIVDMATELTISKPDLAAYILPRVIANEELDSIASIRKRDASDIVTTVIVKSPGNQAYFYIL; encoded by the coding sequence ATGAGACAGGAAGTGAGTGGAATTAATAACGGGGAGACTCTATTAGAAAGTTATATACATATTAAAAGTCCGGCAAATCGTTTTGCAGCAAAGTATATCCTGTACAATCAAGTAGATGAAGAACTGCCTTCGACCCTAATAGCTGCTACAAGAAAAGTGTCCGAGATCGTATCCAGTGTATCCGTACGTGTCAGACGGTCACAGGAATTGAGCAATTCGCTATATGTAATGTACAAGGCGCAAGGAGATCTGAGCGCAACCATTCAAGCGGCATCCAAAGTTGATCTTGAAGGCATGTTGTACGTTCGGCCACATAACCGTGCACACGGCAAATATGAATTACTGGAAGCACCGCGTGTAACTGTTAATCTTAAGCCTGTTGCTGATGCAACCACGCGAAGTCAAACTCACTTGCAGACGATCAATTTTGGTGATACACAGCGTATGATGATCGGCAGAGACGAGATGGAGCAATTCGAATCGTTTATACATTTCGGTGATCTGGATACCAGAATACCTGATCTGTTATATCTGGAAGAAGCTAAATTGAGGTTATATTACACAGGAACCCTGGCACCTGGAGCACACATTGAGCTGCATCAGCCGGATACATTGTGGCGGGAGTACGGGATCACGTATGCAAACAGACCTCATTCCATTCAGCTCTTATCGTCCAGTTATATCATGAATACGACTGAACGTTATGTTGAGTTTGATATGATGGCATTACTTCAAATGTGGAGAGAAGGTATTCTTTCGAATGTTGGAATGATTATTCAGTCTAGCGGTAACACGCCGATATATTTCAACACTCGTGAGTCTTCCAAACCACCTGTTTTGCAGATGAAATATATCACTTCTCAGATTTATTCCATCGGTCGAACCGAAATCGAAAGTGAAGTTTTTATTTATGGTGCAGGTCGCAAAGACATAGCTTCAACGTTAGTTGTACACAGTGATATTGGGCTGGACTGGCTCAAATCCCAGTTGTACGTTCACCGCTATGAGGATCACATGCATCATGATATACCTCAAGTAATAGCGGTCAGCCGTCCGGACCTGGATGTAGATCTGATAATAGCTAAACGTGTAGATGCGGAACTAGATTCGAACGTCTCTATTGCTGAAAGTAGGACAGAAGAGAAGGAAACATGGGTTTCTATTTCTAAGCCCGAACTTCACTCGCAGTTCATTACCGCCATACGGACAACTAGAGATACAGAAGGCAATCTTGCGGTTAGAACAGGTCTGGACGACGAAAAAACTGTAGAAATCGCAGTTTCTCATCCTGACCTACCTTCAGTTATTACGGTAGATAGACAAATGTCTCTGGTTAGTACGTTAACGATATCACAGTTGTTCAATGATGGACGGGATACGAGTTTAATTGTATCCATACCTGATCTTCATGCTTCGTTGGAAGTCTCCAATTATATAAAAGCAACTTCGACGTTGGGGTCTTTGTTAACGGTCATGTACGACTGTGATTCGACTGTGATTTCGGAGATTATGGTTAATAAGCCTGATCTGAATAGCATCCTTCAAGTCAGAGCATTAGATCATGATGAGAGGGCAGGCACTCTTGAGATTCCTTATTTGGAAGAACAGCTTGGGCAATTATATATCTCCAGACCTGATGTACTTTCCAGCATTGAAGTCAAGTATATGGATGTTTTGGATAGCCACATTAGTATCAAGGAAAGAGAATATTTGGATGGCTATCTTCAGGTGCGAGAGTGGAAGGATATGCAGTCTACAGTAGATGTGAGACAGATTGTTGATATGGCTACTGAACTGACAATTTCCAAGCCTGATCTGGCCGCGTATATCCTACCAAGAGTTATTGCGAATGAGGAGTTAGATTCAATCGCAAGTATCCGTAAACGGGATGCCAGTGATATAGTGACCACAGTGATTGTGAAGAGTCCAGGGAATCAAGCCTATTTTTACATTCTATAA
- a CDS encoding DUF1805 domain-containing protein, whose amino-acid sequence MVTMEPIVVGEHVLVGVEVKLPKTTLLTINTSKGYIMCGALDVGLLNEKLGDRKIIAARAVGVRTLEQLLHAPMESVTTEAEAMGITVGMTGVEALLKMI is encoded by the coding sequence ATGGTGACGATGGAGCCTATTGTAGTCGGAGAACATGTATTGGTTGGGGTAGAAGTCAAGCTGCCCAAAACAACGTTGTTGACCATTAACACATCCAAAGGATATATCATGTGCGGAGCACTCGACGTGGGATTACTTAATGAGAAGCTCGGGGATCGCAAAATTATTGCGGCTCGGGCGGTTGGTGTGCGTACACTGGAGCAATTGTTGCATGCACCTATGGAATCGGTGACAACAGAAGCCGAAGCCATGGGCATTACGGTTGGCATGACGGGTGTAGAGGCTTTGTTGAAAATGATCTAA
- the mtnA gene encoding S-methyl-5-thioribose-1-phosphate isomerase, with the protein MTTPEYQPLSSLIWKKDKLEMLDQRLLPETILMLKLYTPEEVWESIHSMKVRGAPAIGIAAAFGVVLGAKSYDGTTIQGWLDHVKSICAHLATSRPTAVNLFWALDRMMQKANEVVESGLSLEEGNTALEVEALLIQKEDEEVCRMIGENALPLFEDGMGVLTHCNAGGLATAKYGTATAPMYLAQERGIHLKVFADETRPVLQGARLTAFELQQAGIDVTLLCDNMAGMVMSKGWIQAVIVGTDRVAANGDVANKIGTYSVAVLAKAHNIPFYVASPLSTIDLSTPSGDLIPIEERATEEVTEGFGKRTAPQGVKVYNPAFDVTPNEYVTAIITEKGVVRAPFQENLAALFAKEEA; encoded by the coding sequence ATGACAACCCCTGAATATCAGCCTCTGTCCTCTCTCATCTGGAAAAAGGACAAGCTTGAAATGCTTGACCAGCGTCTGCTGCCCGAAACCATCCTCATGCTGAAATTGTACACACCCGAGGAAGTATGGGAATCCATCCACTCCATGAAAGTACGCGGTGCTCCAGCGATCGGCATTGCTGCTGCATTTGGTGTCGTACTGGGGGCGAAGTCATATGACGGAACGACCATTCAAGGCTGGCTGGATCATGTAAAATCCATATGTGCTCATCTGGCTACTTCCCGTCCAACAGCGGTGAACTTGTTCTGGGCACTGGATCGCATGATGCAAAAAGCAAATGAGGTCGTTGAATCTGGCCTGAGTCTGGAAGAGGGCAATACTGCTCTTGAAGTAGAAGCCCTGTTGATTCAGAAGGAAGACGAAGAAGTGTGCCGCATGATCGGCGAGAATGCACTGCCTTTGTTCGAAGATGGTATGGGTGTACTCACCCACTGTAATGCAGGCGGACTGGCCACAGCGAAGTACGGTACGGCAACTGCTCCAATGTATCTCGCACAGGAACGCGGTATCCATCTCAAAGTATTTGCAGACGAGACTCGTCCTGTACTTCAAGGTGCACGCCTGACTGCATTTGAGCTACAGCAGGCTGGCATTGACGTTACGTTGCTCTGTGATAACATGGCAGGCATGGTCATGTCCAAAGGCTGGATTCAAGCTGTTATCGTCGGAACAGATCGCGTTGCAGCGAATGGTGATGTAGCTAACAAAATCGGAACCTACAGCGTGGCCGTGCTTGCCAAGGCTCACAATATTCCGTTCTATGTAGCAAGCCCATTGTCGACCATCGATTTGTCCACTCCATCCGGAGATCTCATTCCGATTGAGGAACGTGCTACGGAGGAAGTCACTGAAGGATTTGGTAAACGTACCGCACCGCAAGGTGTTAAAGTATACAATCCAGCATTTGACGTAACGCCTAACGAATATGTAACAGCTATTATCACGGAAAAAGGCGTTGTTCGCGCTCCTTTCCAAGAAAATCTGGCTGCCTTGTTCGCGAAGGAAGAAGCATAA
- the mtnK gene encoding S-methyl-5-thioribose kinase, with translation MSQYHPFTPQDAIELAKTLPGPFAADANLDCHEIGDGNLNLVFHITDQNSDKSIIIKQALPYAKVVGESWPLSLVRARIEREILQEEYRLCPGMVPEVYHYDDDLALTVMEDLSDHVIMRKGLIEGVTYPLFAQHIGEFMARTLFFTSDLGMDQQLKKEQQGRFINPDQCKITEDLIFDEPYRIAEKNNYDSSIEDEAEALRTDGELHLEVALLREKFLTHGQALLHGDLHTGSIFVTPESTKVIDPEFAYYGPMGFDVGAVLANLLLNYASLPGWIQDETALRERQTLLLNMVRDVWTEFESRFRALWANDLIDPMAKTPGYQDLYVQQLFKDSIGFAGAKMVRRIVGLAHVADIDTISDATERERSQRKSLAIGKALIKNNRRLNTIGEVLDIVSTAVSTTKA, from the coding sequence TTGTCCCAATATCACCCTTTTACCCCCCAGGATGCAATTGAACTGGCCAAAACATTACCGGGTCCATTTGCGGCAGATGCGAATCTGGATTGTCACGAGATCGGCGACGGCAATCTGAATTTGGTATTCCACATTACGGATCAGAACTCCGATAAAAGTATCATTATCAAACAGGCGCTTCCTTATGCGAAAGTGGTTGGAGAATCATGGCCACTGTCTCTGGTGCGCGCCCGAATCGAACGTGAGATTCTTCAGGAAGAGTATCGTCTGTGTCCAGGGATGGTACCCGAAGTGTATCATTACGATGATGACCTCGCGTTAACGGTTATGGAAGATCTGAGTGATCATGTGATCATGCGCAAAGGCCTAATCGAAGGTGTTACCTATCCTCTTTTTGCACAGCATATTGGGGAATTCATGGCAAGAACGCTGTTCTTCACATCCGACTTGGGCATGGATCAGCAATTGAAGAAGGAACAACAGGGCAGATTCATTAATCCGGACCAATGCAAAATAACGGAAGATCTGATCTTTGATGAACCCTACCGGATCGCCGAGAAAAATAATTATGATTCTTCCATTGAAGATGAAGCTGAAGCCCTTCGTACAGATGGAGAACTTCACCTTGAAGTGGCCTTGCTGCGGGAAAAATTCCTGACACATGGGCAGGCACTGCTTCACGGAGATCTGCATACAGGCAGTATTTTTGTTACACCTGAATCGACGAAGGTCATTGATCCCGAATTTGCCTATTACGGCCCCATGGGATTCGATGTCGGTGCAGTCCTTGCGAATCTGCTCTTGAATTACGCATCCTTGCCAGGATGGATTCAGGATGAGACCGCTTTGCGTGAGCGTCAAACGCTTTTGCTGAATATGGTTCGTGATGTATGGACTGAGTTCGAATCCCGTTTCCGTGCCCTCTGGGCTAACGACCTGATTGATCCAATGGCGAAAACGCCAGGGTACCAGGATCTGTATGTGCAACAATTGTTCAAAGATTCGATCGGCTTCGCAGGTGCCAAAATGGTTCGTCGTATTGTAGGCCTCGCTCACGTGGCGGATATAGATACCATCTCCGATGCGACCGAACGTGAACGTTCTCAGCGTAAATCATTGGCCATTGGTAAAGCGTTAATCAAAAACAATCGTCGCTTGAATACCATCGGTGAAGTGCTGGATATTGTATCTACAGCTGTCTCAACTACTAAGGCTTAA
- a CDS encoding Dps family protein, whose amino-acid sequence MATTNKTDQAKSVEQVLNRQVANLNVLYVKIHNYHWYVKGPNFFTLHVKFEEFYNEVTVQMDEIAERILTLKGSPAATMKEYLELSSIQEAAGGEDAKTMVQNLIEDFATLSNEYQEGIEVADAAEDQPTSDMLTGFKADLEKHMWMLRSFLG is encoded by the coding sequence ATGGCTACAACAAACAAAACAGATCAAGCAAAATCAGTGGAACAAGTACTTAATCGTCAGGTGGCTAACCTGAACGTATTGTATGTCAAAATCCATAACTATCACTGGTACGTTAAAGGACCTAACTTCTTCACATTGCATGTGAAATTCGAAGAGTTCTACAACGAAGTTACGGTGCAAATGGATGAAATCGCTGAGCGTATTCTTACGCTGAAAGGCAGCCCAGCGGCTACAATGAAAGAATATCTGGAGCTTTCCTCTATCCAGGAAGCAGCAGGCGGCGAAGACGCGAAAACAATGGTGCAAAACCTGATCGAGGACTTCGCTACACTTTCGAATGAATATCAGGAGGGAATCGAAGTTGCAGATGCAGCTGAAGATCAACCAACATCCGATATGCTGACAGGCTTCAAGGCGGATCTGGAGAAACATATGTGGATGCTTCGCTCTTTCCTGGGCTAA
- a CDS encoding DUF1802 family protein, which yields MLEPTIPALKEWASAIKALETGRQIMVMRKGGIVEETRHFELKSPAFYLYPTYEHQRKELIKSSDQSYVEESLAEWVPEASTIRITAYAEVTQDLEIRDQEMLDRLLDFHMWTADFAEDRLKWKRKDPLHVLILRVYLLKEPMEIPVLPEYNGCRSWISIPNGPVPSEMTPVVDVADFDEQVQKINEMLKM from the coding sequence ATGTTAGAACCAACGATACCGGCTTTAAAAGAATGGGCTTCTGCAATCAAAGCACTGGAAACGGGTCGTCAGATTATGGTGATGCGCAAAGGTGGGATTGTAGAGGAAACCCGACATTTTGAGCTGAAAAGTCCAGCGTTTTATCTGTATCCGACTTATGAACATCAGCGTAAAGAACTGATTAAGTCCTCGGATCAATCCTATGTTGAAGAATCATTGGCCGAATGGGTGCCCGAAGCTTCGACAATCCGCATTACGGCATATGCTGAAGTAACGCAGGATCTGGAGATACGAGATCAGGAGATGCTGGATCGACTTCTTGACTTTCATATGTGGACAGCGGATTTTGCCGAAGACCGTTTGAAATGGAAACGGAAAGATCCGCTCCATGTATTGATTTTACGTGTGTACCTTTTGAAGGAACCGATGGAGATCCCCGTACTGCCTGAATATAATGGTTGCCGTTCATGGATTTCTATTCCGAATGGTCCGGTGCCGAGCGAAATGACGCCGGTGGTGGACGTTGCGGA